From a region of the Candidatus Brocadia sp. genome:
- a CDS encoding PAS domain S-box protein, producing MQRNKKKEKSFRDSEEKYQKIFDAFHEAIFIVDTTSGTIIDANKRAEYLFGYARKEIIGKNETDIYLKSKLQPSIENSEECTNEGACLDQDTYIEHKSGQRIPVEVNVSSATLHDREVNYVFLRNSAERKLHDDKIKQWALQQEVVAFIGQKALGEYDLSTLLNLIVEKTSQTLDVEYGKILELLPDGKSLLLRAGVGWRKELMGKATVSTGLDSQAGYTLISKEPVIVKDLRTETRFGCPPLLHEHGVISGMSAVIYGKGAKKPFGVIGVHTTRTREFDINEANFLQSVANILASVIEQKQQNDQIRSLFHAVEQSPASIVITDTKGNIEYVNKKFTTITGYTSEEAIGKNPRILKSDKKNPDEYKELWETINTGKEWAGEFLNKKKDGQTFWEYAFISPIKNQDGEITHFLAIKEDITKRKKAEEELREFSNFNQTLVDSLPFGMDIVDEEGNILYVSEKFGAILGKKVIGEKCWNIYRDNKKQCENCCLKERTRTKKTKTIESEGILGGKVFQITHVGLVYQGKKAFLEIFDDITHLKQVEEELQLKHQVLLQYYEELEIQKRNVEEKNKALEKAKKLADEASRAKGEFLANMSHEIRTPMNGVIGMTDLLLGTELTQEQHGYAETIRTSADSLLSIINDILDFSKIESGKLEIENIDFDLRITVESIIDILAFGAEKKGLEFSCFIDSEVPSRLRGDPGRLRQVLINLGNNAIKFTKAGEVAISVTMVKEADLQITLRFAVRDTGIGIPAGSVKKLFQSFSQVDSSTTRMYGGTGLGLAISKQLTELMGGQIGVESEEGKGSTFWFTVVLKKQPSAQQRVTDEPCVIEDMRVLVVDDNHTNRLVFRAYLESWRCKVEEAASAVEAMKKLHEAISDGNPFQIALLDRCMPKVDGESLCKEIKADPQLKDLILVMLTSAGMRGDAEHFKRLGFAAYLLKPVKQSQLLECLSIITGKTAGVGKDTPNQIVTRYSISEAQKRRLRILVAEDNVVNQKVILRILEKKLGYNADVVTNGKEAVESLERSDYNLVLMDCQMPDVDGYEATRIIRDENSSVRNHNIPIIAMTANAMQGDREKCLEAGMNDYVTKPVNMQVLADVIKRNLHDGTEHQPSSDSPSR from the coding sequence ATGCAAAGAAATAAAAAAAAAGAGAAATCATTTCGTGATTCAGAGGAAAAATATCAAAAGATCTTTGATGCTTTTCATGAAGCCATTTTTATTGTCGATACAACGTCAGGAACAATTATCGACGCAAATAAGAGGGCAGAATATTTATTCGGTTATGCCCGAAAAGAAATTATTGGCAAGAATGAAACAGACATTTACCTCAAAAGTAAATTGCAACCTTCCATAGAGAACTCCGAAGAATGCACAAACGAAGGAGCGTGTCTTGATCAAGATACATATATTGAACACAAAAGCGGACAGAGAATACCTGTTGAAGTAAACGTTAGTTCTGCCACGTTGCATGACAGGGAGGTCAATTATGTCTTTTTAAGGAACAGCGCTGAACGTAAACTACATGATGATAAAATCAAGCAGTGGGCATTGCAACAAGAAGTTGTTGCTTTCATAGGGCAAAAGGCTTTGGGAGAATATGACCTTTCTACGTTATTGAATTTAATCGTTGAAAAAACTTCTCAAACCCTCGATGTGGAATACGGCAAAATATTAGAACTCCTTCCAGACGGAAAGAGCCTGCTGTTACGTGCAGGAGTAGGATGGAGGAAAGAATTAATGGGAAAAGCAACGGTCAGCACGGGACTTGACTCACAAGCTGGTTACACCCTCATTTCCAAAGAACCAGTGATTGTCAAAGACCTTCGAACGGAAACGAGATTCGGTTGTCCGCCATTGCTCCACGAACATGGAGTAATTAGTGGCATGAGCGCTGTTATTTATGGAAAGGGTGCAAAAAAGCCATTTGGAGTTATTGGTGTACATACGACCAGAACACGGGAATTTGATATAAATGAAGCCAACTTTTTACAATCAGTAGCGAATATACTGGCTTCTGTAATTGAGCAAAAACAACAGAATGACCAAATCAGATCCTTGTTTCATGCCGTAGAACAAAGCCCGGCTTCTATTGTCATTACCGATACGAAGGGCAATATTGAATATGTTAATAAAAAATTTACCACGATAACCGGGTACACTTCTGAAGAGGCTATAGGAAAGAACCCCAGAATACTAAAATCAGATAAAAAAAACCCTGATGAATACAAAGAGCTTTGGGAAACCATTAACACCGGCAAGGAATGGGCAGGAGAATTTCTTAACAAGAAGAAAGATGGACAAACGTTTTGGGAGTATGCCTTCATTTCACCAATAAAGAATCAGGATGGGGAGATCACACATTTTCTTGCAATTAAAGAAGACATTACCAAACGTAAAAAAGCAGAGGAAGAACTACGAGAGTTTAGCAATTTCAATCAAACCCTTGTCGACTCTCTTCCCTTTGGCATGGATATTGTGGACGAGGAAGGCAATATCCTCTATGTAAGCGAAAAATTTGGAGCCATTCTGGGTAAAAAAGTAATAGGGGAAAAATGCTGGAATATTTATCGTGACAACAAAAAGCAATGTGAGAATTGCTGCCTGAAAGAACGCACGAGAACCAAAAAAACAAAAACTATTGAATCAGAAGGTATTTTAGGCGGGAAGGTATTTCAGATAACTCATGTTGGTTTAGTATACCAGGGTAAAAAGGCATTTTTGGAGATTTTTGATGATATTACCCATCTAAAGCAAGTTGAGGAAGAACTGCAGTTGAAACATCAGGTGTTATTACAGTACTATGAAGAACTTGAAATACAAAAAAGGAATGTTGAAGAAAAGAATAAAGCGTTGGAAAAGGCAAAGAAATTGGCGGATGAGGCCAGCCGCGCCAAAGGTGAATTCCTTGCCAACATGAGTCACGAGATACGCACGCCAATGAATGGCGTTATCGGTATGACGGATCTGTTGTTAGGCACGGAATTGACTCAGGAGCAGCATGGTTATGCAGAGACAATTCGCACTAGCGCAGACTCCTTGCTGTCTATTATCAATGATATCCTGGATTTTTCCAAGATAGAATCTGGTAAGCTGGAGATAGAGAACATTGACTTTGACCTGCGTATTACGGTGGAAAGTATCATCGACATCCTGGCCTTCGGGGCAGAGAAGAAAGGTCTTGAGTTCTCTTGTTTTATCGATTCGGAAGTGCCGTCGCGTCTGCGTGGAGACCCTGGCCGATTGCGGCAAGTGTTAATTAATCTTGGTAATAATGCCATAAAATTCACGAAAGCCGGTGAGGTAGCAATCAGCGTGACCATGGTCAAAGAAGCTGATTTGCAGATAACCTTGCGGTTTGCTGTCAGAGACACCGGCATCGGCATTCCTGCCGGTAGCGTAAAGAAGTTGTTCCAGTCATTTTCTCAGGTAGATTCTTCTACCACCAGAATGTATGGCGGCACCGGGCTGGGATTGGCGATTTCAAAACAACTTACTGAGTTAATGGGAGGCCAAATAGGTGTGGAAAGCGAAGAGGGTAAGGGATCAACGTTCTGGTTCACCGTAGTGTTGAAAAAACAACCTTCTGCTCAGCAAAGGGTGACAGATGAGCCATGCGTCATCGAGGATATGCGTGTGCTGGTTGTTGATGATAACCATACGAACCGACTTGTCTTTAGGGCTTACCTCGAATCGTGGCGCTGTAAGGTTGAAGAGGCTGCCTCTGCTGTGGAGGCGATGAAAAAGCTTCATGAGGCCATCAGTGACGGTAATCCGTTTCAGATTGCCTTGCTTGACCGTTGTATGCCAAAGGTGGATGGAGAATCACTTTGCAAGGAAATCAAGGCAGATCCGCAACTCAAAGACCTGATCCTGGTGATGCTGACTTCGGCTGGCATGCGTGGGGATGCCGAGCATTTTAAAAGGCTTGGATTTGCGGCGTATCTGCTCAAACCGGTAAAACAGTCACAGTTGCTTGAATGTCTCAGCATTATTACCGGAAAAACTGCAGGCGTCGGGAAGGATACTCCAAATCAGATCGTAACTCGTTACTCTATATCCGAGGCTCAGAAGCGACGTCTTCGTATCCTCGTGGCAGAGGACAACGTTGTTAACCAGAAGGTTATTTTGCGTATTTTGGAGAAAAAGCTCGGATATAATGCAGATGTCGTTACGAATGGAAAGGAGGCTGTAGAGTCGTTGGAGAGATCGGATTATAATCTTGTTCTGATGGACTGTCAGATGCCCGATGTGGACGGTTATGAGGCTACCCGGATCATCCGTGATGAGAACTCATCGGTTAGAAATCATAATATTCCGATAATAGCCATGACTGCCAACGCTATGCAAGGCGACCGCGAGAAGTGTCTTGAGGCAGGCATGAACGATTATGTCACCAAACCGGTTAACATGCAGGTACTTGCCGATGTAATCAAGCGGAACCTCCATGATGGAACAGAGCATCAACCCTCATCGGATTCGCCATCAAGGTAA
- a CDS encoding diguanylate cyclase, with protein MNKELLDTRDALRKKVIYDDLTGLHNRYYMSEILENEYSRALRHQTDLSCLLLDIDYFKIINDTFGHAFGDLVLREFSASLKLGARKYDFVFRYGGEEFLVLLPNTSIEGAQSVAEKIRAICESKTYTDGTNSTITTVSVGVASLKHHQPSESKELIAFADKALYRSKAEGRNRVSVYLKDSSMQSADDKVSESKDFRYLKETISSVLEKIRNASVQSLSYMVRTLVASEHRKHNQQVIQYIELVGERFNLPPRVIEAFKNAALIHDNFKVLLDKTLKSKNKGLNTSEKLEIESYPDMMAELTGLFDFFANERSILQHHHENFDGSGYPAGLKGNEIPLGARIFAIVDAMVAMLSERPFRKSLPPEKVIEEFADSAGSQFDPKLVFILFDIIEKQQVFSLPETVFMKAKEKVRKSMVNS; from the coding sequence ATGAATAAGGAGCTTTTGGATACACGCGATGCCTTACGAAAAAAAGTAATTTATGATGATCTGACCGGTTTACATAATCGTTACTATATGTCGGAGATCCTTGAGAATGAGTATTCCCGTGCATTAAGACATCAAACTGATTTATCCTGCCTGCTGCTCGATATAGATTATTTCAAAATCATTAATGATACTTTTGGACATGCCTTCGGCGATTTAGTATTACGTGAATTTTCTGCCTCTTTAAAATTAGGGGCAAGGAAGTATGACTTCGTTTTCCGCTATGGGGGAGAAGAGTTCCTGGTGCTTCTTCCCAACACAAGCATTGAGGGGGCACAGAGTGTGGCAGAAAAGATTCGCGCTATCTGCGAATCAAAAACATATACAGATGGAACCAATTCAACAATTACAACCGTGAGCGTCGGCGTGGCATCGCTGAAACATCATCAGCCATCGGAAAGTAAAGAACTTATAGCATTTGCAGACAAGGCTCTTTATCGATCCAAGGCAGAAGGGAGAAATAGAGTTAGTGTTTACCTGAAAGATTCCTCAATGCAATCCGCAGACGACAAGGTTAGCGAAAGCAAAGATTTCAGGTACCTAAAGGAAACCATTTCATCCGTTTTGGAAAAAATAAGAAATGCGTCTGTCCAATCTTTGAGTTACATGGTTCGGACCTTAGTGGCCTCTGAACATCGGAAGCATAACCAGCAAGTCATACAATATATTGAACTCGTGGGGGAAAGATTTAATCTTCCCCCGCGTGTTATAGAGGCTTTTAAAAATGCCGCATTGATTCATGACAACTTCAAAGTCCTGTTGGATAAAACATTGAAAAGTAAAAACAAAGGATTGAATACCAGCGAAAAGCTGGAGATTGAAAGCTATCCCGATATGATGGCGGAATTAACCGGATTATTCGACTTTTTTGCCAATGAAAGATCGATCCTTCAGCACCATCATGAAAATTTTGATGGATCTGGTTACCCCGCGGGGCTCAAAGGGAATGAAATACCTCTGGGCGCCAGGATATTTGCCATAGTAGATGCAATGGTTGCTATGTTATCTGAACGACCTTTTAGAAAAAGCCTTCCGCCCGAAAAGGTTATTGAAGAATTTGCTGATAGTGCCGGAAGTCAGTTTGATCCCAAACTGGTTTTTATACTTTTTGATATTATTGAAAAACAACAAGTGTTTTCCCTTCCAGAAACAGTTTTCATGAAGGCAAAGGAAAAAGTGAGAAAGTCCATGGTTAATTCTTAG
- a CDS encoding undecaprenyl-diphosphate phosphatase — MTYPEALILAIIEGITEFLPISSTGHMVIASTFMGIGNNALTKNFVIVIQLGAILSVVVLYWRRFLASFRFYVKLVFAFLPAAVAGFFLEDYIDLLLANIWVVVASLILGGIILIFTDRWFRHAEGTKEQEVSWLQGFKIGCFQCIAMIPGVSRAAATIIGGMTVGLNRRTAAEFSFFLAVPTMLGASAKKMMDSYQTIQDHDLAILAFGSLVAFLVAMVAIRAFIGFLKQHGFKWFGYYRIVFGMAIALIALLMNL, encoded by the coding sequence ATGACGTATCCAGAAGCGCTGATCCTTGCGATTATCGAAGGGATTACCGAGTTTTTACCAATTTCGTCCACCGGCCATATGGTCATTGCCTCTACCTTTATGGGTATCGGCAATAATGCACTTACCAAGAATTTTGTAATCGTCATTCAGCTTGGCGCAATTTTGTCCGTGGTGGTATTGTACTGGCGAAGATTTCTCGCCTCTTTCCGGTTTTATGTGAAACTCGTCTTTGCCTTCCTCCCTGCCGCAGTTGCAGGCTTTTTCCTGGAAGATTATATTGATCTTTTGCTCGCAAATATCTGGGTAGTCGTCGCCTCACTGATTTTGGGAGGAATTATCCTGATCTTTACCGATCGATGGTTTCGGCATGCCGAAGGAACAAAAGAACAGGAGGTATCATGGCTCCAGGGCTTTAAAATCGGCTGTTTTCAGTGCATTGCCATGATCCCCGGCGTATCCCGTGCCGCGGCAACGATTATTGGCGGGATGACGGTAGGGCTTAACCGGAGAACCGCCGCTGAATTTTCTTTTTTTCTTGCCGTTCCAACCATGCTGGGGGCAAGCGCAAAGAAGATGATGGATTCTTATCAGACAATCCAGGATCACGATCTTGCTATCCTTGCCTTTGGAAGTCTCGTGGCATTTCTTGTGGCCATGGTTGCCATCAGGGCATTTATCGGCTTCCTGAAGCAACATGGTTTTAAATGGTTTGGCTATTATCGCATCGTCTTTGGAATGGCAATAGCTCTTATTGCACTTCTCATGAATCTTTGA
- a CDS encoding glycosyltransferase — protein MKIRHIPYQAAIIITIGVYLYYLIYRVRYTINPESLILSLGFFYAEAHGFLALSLFFFQIWQPAERKAPPSNPGLSVDVYIPTYNEDISILRKTALGCVNMRYPHTTYILDDGNRPELAKEAAKWGCKYITRKERKDAKAGNLNNALRCTDGDYVAIFDADFVPQPNFLDKTIGYFRDPKVAFVQTPHNYYNIDSFQFRINKKKEQSWNEQDIFYRLMMPCKDYWNAAFFAGSAAVFRKQALEDIGGMVTGNITEDINTTILLYSRGWKGIYHNEVLSNGLAAKDLKNYHTQLLRWAEGNIGLLFVNNPLFVRGLTIPQRICFFSVIFGWLIGFPKFIYFILPPVMILSGGYPIGSFDFSFVWRYVMFLGVILFGFKFACRGYGKIRYDESYLMMNFFIFIKAALKNMLRQKSIFKVTGKGMQTSTTMLEIIPQTFLCLICFAGIAWGGLKLWYGISSDYLGIGVAIFWSFVNGFLAMSGIELVTRPYFKRKEFRFIGTIPVQFAVMSNVGSASSVGISRDLNENGISLITFIHLPIDTKILLSLYLNEKIVTCRATVLYTAHSGNPYRHLQGKMFIHGLKFEGLSREEMDVISMYCFNTILPRFLQRYGKKASVFIRIMFKFYNHERFRKHVRKKITIPVIIYRNGKPLFPVVSNDVSASGLSFTTYTPMELGAILNMEIFTPFGKFFAEGEIKQVREIVAENSYFIGVKFSHLYDRAEDIRVRSVEKDDQASLNRWLKTFPKGKS, from the coding sequence TTGAAAATTCGGCACATACCATATCAGGCAGCTATTATTATCACCATAGGGGTATACCTGTATTATCTGATTTATCGGGTTCGTTACACGATCAATCCGGAATCTCTGATTCTTTCCCTGGGTTTTTTTTATGCAGAGGCGCATGGGTTTCTTGCCCTATCTCTCTTTTTCTTTCAGATATGGCAGCCTGCAGAGAGAAAAGCGCCTCCGTCTAACCCAGGATTATCAGTAGATGTATATATCCCTACGTATAATGAAGATATTTCAATCTTGCGTAAAACGGCGCTTGGTTGTGTCAATATGCGATACCCGCATACAACGTATATCCTGGACGATGGGAATCGTCCTGAATTGGCGAAAGAGGCTGCGAAATGGGGTTGTAAATACATTACCAGGAAGGAGAGAAAAGATGCCAAGGCAGGGAATTTAAATAATGCGCTTCGCTGTACTGATGGAGACTATGTCGCTATCTTTGATGCAGATTTCGTTCCTCAACCGAATTTTCTCGACAAGACGATAGGTTATTTTAGGGATCCAAAGGTCGCCTTCGTCCAAACCCCTCACAACTATTATAATATTGATTCGTTTCAATTCAGGATTAACAAGAAAAAAGAGCAATCCTGGAACGAACAGGACATCTTTTACCGGCTCATGATGCCATGCAAAGATTATTGGAACGCCGCCTTTTTCGCTGGTAGCGCTGCCGTATTCAGGAAACAGGCCCTGGAAGATATTGGTGGTATGGTTACCGGAAACATTACGGAGGACATCAATACCACAATCCTGCTTTATTCCCGTGGTTGGAAGGGAATTTATCATAACGAAGTCCTGTCAAACGGGCTTGCTGCAAAGGATCTGAAAAACTACCATACCCAGCTTCTTCGCTGGGCAGAGGGGAATATCGGGTTGCTTTTTGTGAATAATCCCTTGTTTGTCAGAGGGTTAACGATTCCTCAGAGGATCTGTTTTTTTTCCGTCATTTTCGGCTGGCTTATCGGTTTCCCGAAATTTATCTACTTTATTTTACCACCCGTTATGATCCTTTCAGGTGGTTATCCTATCGGATCGTTTGATTTCTCCTTTGTATGGAGATATGTGATGTTTCTTGGTGTAATTCTCTTTGGATTCAAGTTTGCCTGCCGGGGATACGGAAAAATACGATATGACGAATCCTACCTTATGATGAATTTCTTTATCTTCATAAAGGCTGCTTTGAAGAACATGCTGAGACAAAAATCGATATTCAAGGTTACCGGGAAAGGGATGCAGACTTCAACCACCATGTTAGAGATTATTCCTCAAACTTTCCTCTGTCTCATCTGTTTTGCCGGAATAGCATGGGGGGGGTTAAAGCTCTGGTATGGTATATCATCAGATTATTTGGGTATTGGCGTCGCTATCTTCTGGAGCTTCGTGAATGGATTTTTGGCCATGTCAGGGATTGAGCTGGTAACAAGGCCCTACTTTAAACGCAAAGAATTCCGGTTCATTGGCACCATCCCGGTGCAATTTGCTGTGATGTCAAATGTAGGTTCCGCAAGCAGCGTGGGGATCAGCAGAGACCTTAATGAGAATGGTATCTCCCTGATCACCTTTATTCATTTGCCGATCGATACAAAAATCCTGCTTTCCCTTTACCTGAACGAAAAAATTGTGACGTGTCGCGCCACCGTTCTTTATACAGCCCACTCAGGCAATCCGTACCGTCACCTCCAGGGAAAAATGTTTATTCATGGTCTGAAGTTTGAAGGTTTAAGCAGAGAGGAAATGGACGTTATTAGTATGTATTGCTTTAATACCATCCTCCCCAGGTTTCTTCAACGGTATGGAAAAAAAGCATCCGTCTTTATTCGAATAATGTTTAAGTTTTATAATCACGAAAGGTTTCGAAAACACGTCAGAAAAAAAATAACCATTCCGGTCATTATTTACAGAAATGGCAAACCTCTTTTTCCGGTGGTTAGCAATGATGTCAGCGCATCTGGCCTTTCTTTTACGACTTATACCCCTATGGAATTAGGAGCTATTCTGAATATGGAGATCTTTACGCCGTTTGGAAAGTTCTTTGCGGAAGGAGAGATAAAACAAGTGAGAGAAATTGTGGCTGAAAATTCTTATTTCATCGGAGTTAAATTTTCTCATTTATATGATCGTGCAGAGGATATTCGGGTGCGGAGTGTCGAAAAGGATGATCAGGCGAGCCTTAACCGATGGCTGAAAACATTCCCAAAGGGAAAGAGTTGA
- a CDS encoding Hpt domain-containing protein, translating into MKASANDISGCRKERWQNDETVFDKDEALEINGNEEEFLKELAEMFIDDFPEQISLVKKAVNSRDSNALEKSAHKLKGAVANFGKNIVYRAVLNLEAMGRENRWDDVEETYGALTREAERLMHALKKFAKSK; encoded by the coding sequence ATGAAAGCAAGTGCAAATGATATCTCTGGCTGTAGGAAAGAAAGGTGGCAAAATGACGAGACGGTCTTTGACAAGGATGAGGCCCTCGAAATAAATGGCAATGAAGAGGAATTTCTCAAAGAACTGGCGGAAATGTTTATTGATGACTTTCCTGAGCAAATATCATTGGTAAAGAAGGCGGTTAACAGTCGTGATAGTAATGCCTTGGAAAAATCAGCACATAAACTGAAGGGGGCAGTTGCCAATTTTGGGAAAAATATTGTATATAGAGCGGTATTAAACCTGGAGGCGATGGGAAGAGAAAACAGATGGGACGATGTTGAAGAAACTTATGGGGCTTTGACGAGAGAAGCAGAGCGTCTCATGCATGCGTTAAAGAAATTTGCCAAATCCAAATAA
- a CDS encoding ABC transporter ATP-binding protein → MIRTERLGKFYSHSSQYEVRAISDITVKISKNSVVVFNGPSGSGKTTLLNIIGTLDRPSTGKVFMYGREITVFSDIALARLRREKIGFIFQYFHLIPRLTSWENVAYPLIPLGIGLKERFERAKFLLERMEIGDRLSHTPEELSGGQQQRVAIARALINNPEIIIADEPTSNIDDETSSRILQFLGELKARGVTILIATHDAMFEKIADTVYKMKNGRLE, encoded by the coding sequence ATGATACGGACGGAGCGTCTTGGTAAATTCTATAGCCATTCTTCACAGTACGAGGTACGCGCCATCTCTGATATTACAGTAAAAATTTCAAAAAACAGCGTTGTGGTTTTCAATGGCCCCTCTGGTTCCGGGAAGACGACCCTGCTAAATATTATTGGCACCCTGGACAGACCGAGTACCGGTAAGGTATTTATGTATGGCAGGGAGATTACCGTGTTTTCCGATATTGCCCTGGCAAGGCTGCGACGTGAAAAGATCGGTTTTATCTTTCAGTACTTTCATCTGATCCCAAGGCTTACAAGCTGGGAGAATGTTGCTTATCCGCTTATTCCGCTAGGGATCGGTTTAAAGGAGCGTTTTGAAAGGGCAAAATTTCTTTTGGAAAGGATGGAGATTGGCGACCGTTTAAGTCACACGCCAGAGGAACTCAGCGGAGGACAGCAGCAACGTGTGGCTATTGCGCGGGCGCTGATAAATAATCCTGAAATTATTATTGCTGACGAACCAACATCAAATATTGACGACGAAACCAGCTCACGTATACTCCAATTTCTCGGCGAACTCAAGGCCCGTGGCGTAACCATTCTCATTGCTACTCACGATGCGATGTTTGAAAAGATTGCTGATACCGTCTACAAAATGAAAAACGGCAGGCTTGAATGA
- a CDS encoding NAD(P)/FAD-dependent oxidoreductase, translating into MVLEYDVVVVGAGPSGAAAARGLINAGLKVLVIEKKKLPRYKICSGIIFKKSQELTTKYFGDIPPSAYVTPNFLKGVRFWDQHGHSTDWPFSKDGDGAPNIWRSEYDSWLIKNSGAEVWDCCNLKGFTTSADHVSLECYRATRNEKTEIKCTYLISAEGSRSFIRATLDPSFEKSLKWFVAYQNYYEGHSDVDPYFYHGFLDPQYGDVYAWFNVKDGLQIFGTAVKMGKKLSSCLNHYTKMLENKFGLRLTKLVRKAGCLGNDMCTTGRFYLGRGNILLVGEAAGFLNAFGEGISCALSTGLAAAEAISKGKPSGGDAFALYTELTKLERRQTTLSWKLGARIAGRNLMPL; encoded by the coding sequence TTGGTATTGGAATACGACGTGGTCGTTGTAGGCGCCGGGCCATCCGGCGCAGCCGCAGCCAGAGGACTGATAAATGCAGGACTCAAAGTCCTCGTCATTGAAAAAAAGAAACTGCCTCGTTACAAGATCTGTTCCGGCATTATCTTCAAAAAATCGCAGGAACTAACCACAAAATATTTTGGTGACATTCCGCCTTCAGCGTACGTAACTCCAAATTTTTTAAAAGGGGTGCGGTTCTGGGACCAGCATGGACACTCTACCGATTGGCCATTTAGCAAGGATGGCGATGGCGCACCTAACATATGGCGGTCTGAGTATGATTCCTGGCTTATCAAAAATTCGGGGGCAGAAGTCTGGGATTGCTGTAACCTGAAGGGATTTACCACTTCAGCCGACCACGTATCACTGGAATGTTATCGTGCCACCAGGAACGAAAAAACGGAAATAAAATGCACGTACTTAATCAGCGCAGAAGGCAGCAGGTCATTCATCAGGGCCACCCTTGACCCATCGTTTGAAAAAAGCCTGAAATGGTTTGTTGCATACCAGAATTACTATGAGGGACACTCCGATGTGGATCCTTATTTTTACCATGGTTTTCTCGACCCTCAATACGGTGACGTTTACGCATGGTTTAATGTAAAGGATGGCTTGCAGATTTTTGGCACCGCGGTGAAAATGGGTAAAAAACTCTCTTCCTGCCTGAACCACTACACAAAAATGCTGGAAAATAAATTTGGCTTACGGCTCACAAAACTGGTGAGAAAGGCCGGCTGCCTGGGAAATGATATGTGCACAACAGGCAGGTTTTATTTGGGAAGGGGAAATATACTCCTGGTTGGGGAGGCAGCGGGATTTCTCAATGCCTTTGGCGAGGGGATTTCGTGCGCATTATCAACCGGTCTGGCTGCGGCAGAGGCAATCAGTAAAGGCAAACCATCAGGAGGCGATGCGTTCGCATTATATACCGAGTTAACAAAGCTGGAGAGAAGGCAGACCACGCTGTCGTGGAAATTGGGCGCCAGGATTGCCGGCAGAAATCTGATGCCCTTATAA
- a CDS encoding endonuclease domain-containing protein, translating to MQEKPKADETGEKDKQKSRALESAGFIIIRLTDEDVLKNMSGVIQRIEKVVDAIGLSGPPPYPPPAGDK from the coding sequence ATGCAGGAAAAACCAAAAGCCGATGAAACTGGGGAGAAAGATAAGCAGAAGTCCCGGGCGCTTGAAAGCGCTGGATTTATCATAATCAGGCTTACAGACGAAGATGTATTGAAGAATATGAGCGGTGTTATACAGAGGATTGAAAAGGTGGTAGACGCGATCGGACTGTCCGGTCCACCCCCCTACCCCCCGCCAGCGGGGGACAAGTGA
- a CDS encoding HDOD domain-containing protein produces MSFDKISVLISRISSLPALPTVACRVIEITADPNSSANDLTEVIVSDISLTTKLLKMANSPFFGAIRRVATLQHAITVLGFKEVRNLVISAVVFESFTKIEKNGNYDIGKFWKHSFMCGLAAKIIATDLKKESNEFFVAGLIHDIGKLVIYLTLPNEFIKLIETTGHLKWKFRAFEAEKEIIGMAHDEVGMKLLKKWMFPENLLTAIGFHHRLQETDQKTLLPAIVHIADILVHIYEMQPVVEDDVSLEIASLYADIIKLVQAYGIKWDASVLHRLQQVLAESIEKEAGTFRLFFGK; encoded by the coding sequence ATGAGTTTTGATAAAATTTCTGTACTTATTTCCAGAATAAGTTCTTTGCCAGCCTTGCCAACCGTGGCGTGTCGGGTCATAGAAATTACTGCTGATCCAAACAGTTCTGCAAATGACCTTACAGAAGTTATTGTTTCTGATATATCCCTTACCACCAAGCTGCTTAAGATGGCCAATTCCCCATTTTTTGGCGCAATAAGGAGAGTTGCCACCCTGCAACACGCGATAACGGTTTTGGGCTTTAAAGAGGTGAGAAACCTGGTTATATCCGCAGTTGTCTTTGAAAGTTTTACGAAAATTGAAAAAAATGGAAATTATGACATTGGAAAATTCTGGAAACATTCATTCATGTGCGGTCTTGCAGCAAAGATTATTGCAACGGATCTAAAAAAAGAGAGCAATGAGTTTTTTGTAGCAGGTCTCATTCACGATATAGGGAAGCTGGTTATCTATCTTACTTTACCTAATGAATTTATAAAACTGATTGAAACGACAGGACATTTGAAATGGAAATTCAGGGCGTTTGAGGCAGAAAAAGAAATAATTGGAATGGCTCATGACGAAGTTGGAATGAAGCTTCTGAAAAAATGGATGTTTCCGGAAAACTTGCTGACAGCTATTGGATTTCATCATCGCCTTCAGGAGACAGACCAAAAAACTCTTTTGCCAGCCATTGTACACATTGCTGATATATTGGTTCATATATACGAGATGCAACCAGTGGTTGAAGATGATGTTTCTCTTGAGATAGCAAGTCTTTATGCTGATATTATCAAGCTTGTTCAAGCGTACGGAATAAAATGGGATGCGTCTGTCCTGCACAGGCTGCAACAGGTGTTGGCTGAAAGTATTGAAAAAGAGGCAGGCACCTTTCGTCTGTTTTTTGGGAAATAA